In the Chloroflexota bacterium genome, GAAGTATTCAGGCAAACAGCAGTCTAACTACGTGAAGGATGAACTATGAAAGGGCGGGTTGCGCTGGTCACTGGCGGGTCCGGTCATTTAGGTGCAGCCATTTGCGCGCGGCTTGGCAAAGAGGGGGCTCACGTGGTTGTGCACTACCATAGTGGCGCTGAGGCGGCTGAGCGAGTCGTAGCAGATATCGCCGCGGAAGGTGGCAGCGCCAGCGCAGCCCGGGCTGACGTAACCAATTCCGACGAAATTGAAGATATGGTCAAGTCCGTCCACAACGATTGCGGACAGATAGACATTCTCGTCAACAATGCCGGCATTACGCGGGATACATTGTTCGTGCGCATGTCTGAAGCAGATTGGGATGCTGTGGTCGATACCAATCTGAAATCGGCGTTCCTTTGCAGTAAGGCGGTTGTGCGCAACATGCTGCGGACGCGCTACGGACGTATCGTCAATGTCTCCTCGATTGGCGGTTTCATGGGCGCGCCGGGTCAGGCGAACTATTCTGCCTCCAAGGCCGGGCTCTGGGGGTTTACACGGTCGCTCGCGCGCGAAGTGGCGACGCGAAACGTTACGGCGAATTGTGTTGCGCCGGGCTATTTCGGCGGCCCCATGACGGACTCTATTCCGGAAGACACGGTCGATACAATTCTGAAGATTATCCCCCTGGGACGCTATGGCGATCCCCACGAGCTTGCGGCTGCCGTTGCCTTCCTGGCTTCTGAGGAAGCTTCGTATATTACGGGTCAGATACTCATCGTAGACGGCGGCATTATGATGTATTAGAGGCGAGTGAATCGTCTGAAGCGGCACGCCACCATGGGCCTTGACGATTGTAAGAAGAGGGGCCAGGAGCTACAGTACGGCGAGGTCAGATGCTGTGCAGGCGGAGACCCTCTCTAAGGCTGCCACAAAACTAAACCTAGGTAGTTTGGTGTTTCAAAAAATCCTCATAGCCAATCGCGGCGAGACGGCGCTCCGAGTGATTCGGGCCTGTCGTGAGTTAGGAATCTCCACGGTAGTGGCTTACTCGGATGCGGACCGTGAGTCTTTACCGGTCCATTTGGCCGATGAAGCCGTATGCATTGGACCTGCCCCCGCGAGCAAGTCCTATTTGAATGTACCGAGCATCATTAGTGCCGCCTTCATTACGGGCGCCGAGGCCATTCACCCTGGCATTGGCTTCTTGGCAGAAGACACGTACTTTGCCGAGATCTGCGAGAAATACGGCATTACCTTCATCGGTCCCAGTCCGGACGTCATTCACGCGATGGGTGACAAGACCAATGCCAAGGCGGAGATGCGCAAAGCGGGTCTGCCCGTTATTCCTGGCCGGGACTCCCCGGTCAGGAATGCAGCGGATGCTCTGGAGGATGCTGATTCCATTGGGTACCCGGTGGTACTCAAGGCGGCCGGAGGCGGCGGGGGACGAGGCATACGCTTCGTGGGCGATGAGAAAGAGATGGCGACGGCGTTTCCGGTGGCCCAGGCGGAAGCTCAAGCGTCATTCGGCAACGCGCGGCTGTATTTGGAGAAGTACATCTCTCCTGCCCGCCACATTGAGGTTCAGATCCTCCGGGACGGTCAAGGCAACGCGATCCAACTGGGCGAACGCGATTGCACCATTCAGCGGCGGTATCAAAAGCTCATCGAGGAGTCGCCGTCGCCGGTGCTCGATTCCTCGGTACGGGAAGCCATCGCCACGGCGGCACTGCAAGGAGTCAATGCGGTTGGCTATACGTCTGCGGGCACGGTGGAATTCTTGGTCGATTCGGCGCTGAATTACTATTTTATGGAAATAAACTGCCGCTTACAGGTGGAGCATACGGTTTCGGAAAGCACGACCGGCATTGATCTCGTTCGGGAGCAGATCGCCGTTGCAGCCGGTAAGACCCTTAGGTATAGCCAACAGGAAGTATGCTTCAGGGGGCATGCCATCGAGTGTCGGATAACCTCCGAAGACCCGGAACATGAATTCCGGCCGGAAAGCGGTGAAGTGACGAGCTTTCTCGCCCCCGGCGGCCCGGGCATCCGCGTCGACTCTCACCTCTATAGCGGGTACACAATTCCCCCTCACTATGACTCGCTGATTGCCAAGATAATTGCCTGGGCGCCCGATCGTGCTGAGGCCATAGCACGCATGTTACGGGCGCTGGACGAGTGTGTCATCGACGGCGTGAAGACGAACCTTGAATTCCACCGCAAAGTCCTCCATGCTCAGAGCTTCCGGGAAGGCAGTTTCGATGCGAACATGCTCAATCTCCTATGAACGGTCGACTCTGTTTCTCTGCAGAAACCAATGTCATGGCTGCGCGGGCGCTGCGTAGTACCGCGTCTATGGGACGGTCGCTCTGCAGAGCGAAAGTGAGTGACGACGAATGACGGCACGTACTGCCAATGTTTCCAATAGACGAATTCACCCGCGCCGCCATGCGCGTGTGGCTGCTATGCAGGTGCTCTTCGCGCTAGACATGTCTGATGAGTCTCCGGACGTTGTGCAGAGCAAAGTGGAGTACATGGCGAAAACCAAGGCAGAGGCGCGCGAACTCTTGGAGGGTCTCGTCTCCGGTGTCCGCGCTCACCTGGCGCAGATCGACGAGAAGATTCAGCATGCCGCGTCAATGTGGCCCATGGGTCAGATGGCGCTGGTCGACAAAGCCATCATGCGCCTTGCCGTATACGAGTTGCTCTATGTGCCCGAGACACCCCCTAAAGTTGTCATAAATGAAGCAGTAGAACTGGCAAAGATCTACGCCTCCGACAACTCCCCCCGCTTCATAAACGGTGTGCTCGCGACAATCTACGAACGCGACGTGGTGAACTGCCCGGACAACAGCACATCTGCTTGAGATCGTTGCTACTCTTGATGGTAGCCCCGGTACCGGTTTGCTATACTATGTTTGAATCAATTGCAGAAGTCTCTGTTCCGGGTTAGGCACGCAAAGAACATTCAGGGGAGCATTGGTGGCTGTACACAGCTCTGACGCATTGCGAGAGTTTCTTGCAGATGGAGATTTTAATCCTAGGCAAGCTGCCAGGCTGGCATTGCTTGTTGAGGGCATAGTAAGTGATAATGCACAAAAATTTGCAGCCAAAAACGACTTAGATCGACTTGCAACTAGGGACGATCTGCAGCAATTTGTCACTAAAGAAGACCTCAAGAAAGAGCTCAAGATTCTTGAGCAAGGAATGACCATCAAATTGGGGTTGATAGTTTCTGCTGCAGTCGGCGTGCTTTTTACGCTGTCGCAGGTGTTTCCCTAATTCAAATTGTTACATTGCCCGAGGCAAGTAACGTATGCTAGGCATGATACAAGTACAACTCGGCATACTTGAATTGGGATAGGGTTGCGATCAGTGCGAGGGAATGTAGAAAAGGAGAAGGTCAGGGCGACCCTCTCCTTATTTGTTTCCCGGTGCAAGCATGCACCCATCCTTGGGCGAAGCTAGACCGCAGTTGATTTCGCCTGTGTGCGGAGGCAGCGCGTGCAGATGTTGACTTTCTTGAGCTGACCGTCAATGAGCAGCCGCACTTTCTGCACGTTGGCTTTCCACACCTTGCGCGTCTTCGGCGCACGATAGCGCCACTGGCCGGAAGCCTGGTGCTGAATATTGTGACCTACTTGCGCGCCTTTTCCACATACGTTACAAACAGCCATGAGCTAGTCCTAAGTCCTCAGTTAGTCCGGTCGTCCGTGTTATTCTTGACCATGCGATCCATCTATCGCTATGATGATCGTGTCACCAAGCCCCAATGTTAGCATAGATTCGATCCCATACTCAATCCTGACGCGTGGTGAGTGAGTTTGCAATCTTGGTTTTTGCGTCGGTTGCACGTTTGTGAATGGACTCACAAATGGACGGCAGGCCAGAGAAGCTTGTAGTCCCAGGTTTTCAGTAAACGACATGGCAGACATAGTCTCTCCAAAGTACAGAGAGGTATGCAGAAATCGTGGATGATGCCCAGACCGGACAGGAAGTGCGCGAAGGAATCGCTGTGAAGTGCGATGGGCGCAGCCTCATCGGGGCTCTGGAGTACGGATACCATCTCCTTGCCGCCAATAAGGAGGAGATCAACCGGCTCAACGTCTTTCCCGTGCCGGACGGCGACACCGGAACCAACATGCTCCTTACCCTGGAAGCTGCCCTGCAGGCGGGTAAACAGGCAAGCAGCACGCGCGCGGACGAGGTCTCCCAGGCGATCTATCGCGGTGCATTGATGGGCGCGCGGGGCAACTCAGGTGTTATCTTCTCCCAGTGCCTGCGCGGGATTGCGGATGCCTTGGCGGAGTCAGATGAAATCACTGTCCCAGGCATTGTGCAGGCGTTGCGTTCGGCTTCCGACTCCTCCTATGCGGCGTTGCAAGAGCCGCAAGAAGGCACGATGCTCACCGTAGCACGCGATACCGCGGAGGCATGTGAGGCTGGCGCGCCGGACGCTGAGATGTCTGCGGTGCTTGCAACGGCCGTCGCCGCCGCGGAGCGGTCTGTCGCCCGCACGCCGCAGTTGCTGGACGTGCTGCGGGATGCCGGCGTGGTGGATGCCGGCGGACAGGCGTTGTGGCTCTTGTTGGAAGGGGCGCGGCGATACGTCACCGGTGAGTCGGTTGAGCAGGTGGAGCTGCCCAGCAGCGAACGGGCGCTTCTCCCAGAGATTGCGGCGGTTACTGAAACCCTGTACGGTTATTGCACGGGTTTCTTGGTGAGCGGCGCCGATCTCGAAGTAATGGAGATGCGCCACGCGGTAGCCGAGCGCGGCACCTCGGTGGTGGTTGTCGGTGACGAAGATTTGGTGCGAGTCCACGTGCACACGGAGAATCCGGGCGCCGTGCTCGATCTTGCCCGCGCTGCGGGAAACCTCCACCGCATCGAGATCTTCAACATGGACGACCAGTACGAGCGGTTGCAGTCAGCGTTAGCTGACGGGGACCTGCCGGGGATCGACGTGGTGCCAACTGAAGCCGCGCCGGAGCCGCGCGAGCAGTGCGTGGTCGCGGTGGCGGATGGCACAGGTCTTGCAGAGATCTATCGAGACATCGGCGCAACTGTGGTGAGCGGCGGTCCCACTATGAACCCGAGCACCCAGGAGATCTTCCAGGCGATTGAGGCCACCAATGCGCGTCACGTGTTTGTCTTGCCGAATGATAAGAACGTGATTCTGTCTGCGGAGCAGACGCGGGACTTGTCGGACACAGATGTTCGCGTGTTGCCGACGTACTCCTCGGCACACGGCATCGCCGCTTTGCTGGCGTTTCAAGAGAGCCAAGACCCTGACGTGAATGAAAGCGCAATGCAGGACGCGGCGGAGAACACCCAGTACGGGGCGGTGACTCTTGCCACACGAGATGCCACCGTGGATGGCGTGGACGTTCTCCAAGGGCAATGGCTCGCACTTGCAGGCGGCCACGTTTGCGCCTCTCATGACGACCTCCTCGCAGCAGTTAAGTCTGTGGTCGAGCGCATGGGACCGGATACTGCTGAGCTCCTCACTTGCTATCACGGGGTAGACGTTTCAGAAGATGAGGCTAACTCCCTTAGCGCCCAGATTCAATCGCAGTTTCCAAAGCTGGAAATCGAGGTCATCTCCGGCGGCCAGCCGCACTATCCATATCTGATGAC is a window encoding:
- the rpmB gene encoding 50S ribosomal protein L28, whose product is MAVCNVCGKGAQVGHNIQHQASGQWRYRAPKTRKVWKANVQKVRLLIDGQLKKVNICTRCLRTQAKSTAV
- the nusB gene encoding transcription antitermination factor NusB, with the translated sequence MTARTANVSNRRIHPRRHARVAAMQVLFALDMSDESPDVVQSKVEYMAKTKAEARELLEGLVSGVRAHLAQIDEKIQHAASMWPMGQMALVDKAIMRLAVYELLYVPETPPKVVINEAVELAKIYASDNSPRFINGVLATIYERDVVNCPDNSTSA
- the accC gene encoding acetyl-CoA carboxylase biotin carboxylase subunit: MFQKILIANRGETALRVIRACRELGISTVVAYSDADRESLPVHLADEAVCIGPAPASKSYLNVPSIISAAFITGAEAIHPGIGFLAEDTYFAEICEKYGITFIGPSPDVIHAMGDKTNAKAEMRKAGLPVIPGRDSPVRNAADALEDADSIGYPVVLKAAGGGGGRGIRFVGDEKEMATAFPVAQAEAQASFGNARLYLEKYISPARHIEVQILRDGQGNAIQLGERDCTIQRRYQKLIEESPSPVLDSSVREAIATAALQGVNAVGYTSAGTVEFLVDSALNYYFMEINCRLQVEHTVSESTTGIDLVREQIAVAAGKTLRYSQQEVCFRGHAIECRITSEDPEHEFRPESGEVTSFLAPGGPGIRVDSHLYSGYTIPPHYDSLIAKIIAWAPDRAEAIARMLRALDECVIDGVKTNLEFHRKVLHAQSFREGSFDANMLNLL
- a CDS encoding DAK2 domain-containing protein encodes the protein MDDAQTGQEVREGIAVKCDGRSLIGALEYGYHLLAANKEEINRLNVFPVPDGDTGTNMLLTLEAALQAGKQASSTRADEVSQAIYRGALMGARGNSGVIFSQCLRGIADALAESDEITVPGIVQALRSASDSSYAALQEPQEGTMLTVARDTAEACEAGAPDAEMSAVLATAVAAAERSVARTPQLLDVLRDAGVVDAGGQALWLLLEGARRYVTGESVEQVELPSSERALLPEIAAVTETLYGYCTGFLVSGADLEVMEMRHAVAERGTSVVVVGDEDLVRVHVHTENPGAVLDLARAAGNLHRIEIFNMDDQYERLQSALADGDLPGIDVVPTEAAPEPREQCVVAVADGTGLAEIYRDIGATVVSGGPTMNPSTQEIFQAIEATNARHVFVLPNDKNVILSAEQTRDLSDTDVRVLPTYSSAHGIAALLAFQESQDPDVNESAMQDAAENTQYGAVTLATRDATVDGVDVLQGQWLALAGGHVCASHDDLLAAVKSVVERMGPDTAELLTCYHGVDVSEDEANSLSAQIQSQFPKLEIEVISGGQPHYPYLMTLE
- the fabG gene encoding 3-oxoacyl-[acyl-carrier-protein] reductase produces the protein MKGRVALVTGGSGHLGAAICARLGKEGAHVVVHYHSGAEAAERVVADIAAEGGSASAARADVTNSDEIEDMVKSVHNDCGQIDILVNNAGITRDTLFVRMSEADWDAVVDTNLKSAFLCSKAVVRNMLRTRYGRIVNVSSIGGFMGAPGQANYSASKAGLWGFTRSLAREVATRNVTANCVAPGYFGGPMTDSIPEDTVDTILKIIPLGRYGDPHELAAAVAFLASEEASYITGQILIVDGGIMMY